Proteins co-encoded in one Cardiobacteriaceae bacterium TAE3-ERU3 genomic window:
- a CDS encoding 23S rRNA methyltransferase: MARSKTSKRWLKEHHNDMYVQQAREEGYRSRAVYKLKEIQAKDKLIKPGMTIVELGAAPGGWSQYVAECMQGRGHIFALDILPMDSLPDVTFIQGDFREQSVLDELEKTLGSDVAIDLVISDMAPNTSGIKSADQAKSMHLVELAVEFACSHLKRDGNLLTKVFHGPGFDTLMRSLKQDFTAVLTRKPQASRQRSQETYLLAKGFKGNGR, encoded by the coding sequence ATGGCACGCAGTAAAACCAGTAAACGCTGGCTAAAAGAACATCATAATGATATGTACGTACAGCAGGCTCGAGAGGAGGGGTATCGCTCTCGTGCGGTGTATAAACTCAAAGAAATTCAAGCAAAAGATAAATTGATCAAGCCAGGCATGACTATAGTTGAGCTAGGTGCGGCGCCGGGAGGGTGGTCGCAGTATGTGGCGGAATGTATGCAGGGGCGAGGTCATATTTTTGCACTGGATATTTTGCCTATGGATTCATTGCCAGATGTAACTTTCATCCAAGGTGATTTTCGTGAGCAGTCAGTACTCGATGAGCTTGAGAAAACTTTGGGCAGTGATGTTGCAATTGACCTTGTAATTTCTGATATGGCCCCCAATACCAGTGGAATAAAGTCGGCTGATCAGGCCAAAAGCATGCATTTGGTCGAGCTTGCAGTTGAGTTTGCTTGTTCACACTTAAAGCGTGATGGCAATTTATTAACCAAGGTTTTTCATGGCCCTGGTTTTGATACACTAATGCGTTCGCTTAAACAGGATTTTACCGCTGTTTTAACGAGAAAACCTCAAGCA
- the yhbY gene encoding ribosome assembly RNA-binding protein YhbY, whose translation MLNKAQIRHLKALAHHLQPVILIGSNGITDAVDKEINNALISHELIKVKLGNLDDTEQAKMIEHISTEQHAECVQKIGHTAVFFRRNPEKPKIELPKK comes from the coding sequence ATGTTAAACAAAGCCCAAATTCGTCATCTCAAAGCACTGGCACATCATCTGCAACCAGTCATATTAATCGGCAGCAATGGCATTACTGATGCTGTAGATAAAGAAATTAATAACGCATTAATTTCTCATGAATTAATCAAAGTAAAACTTGGCAACCTTGATGATACTGAGCAAGCTAAAATGATTGAGCATATCAGTACGGAACAACATGCAGAGTGTGTTCAAAAAATTGGCCACACCGCCGTTTTTTTCCGTCGCAACCCTGAAAAACCAAAAATTGAGCTACCAAAAAAATAA
- a CDS encoding aminotransferase yields MDKMALEQIVSEAQSKIDEFANKKLALDITRGKPSQQQLDLSMPILDILSADDLRAYQPDVRNYGGIDGLEEMKALFRDMTGASSQESVLIGGNSSLNLMHDTISTYLRYGAGEARPPWGKQQAKFICPVPGYDRHFAVCEHLGVEMIAVGMDENGPDMDAVEALVSSDNSIKGMWCVPKYSNPTGITYSDDVVRRLATMQTAADGFRIFWDNAYCVHHLGDEHEQLADIFEACRAAGHPQRVVMFASTSKITFAGSGVSAILSSPENVAWLVKHFGFQTIGPDKVNQLRHIRFFERYGVEEHMKRHAELLQPRFSKMLERLESGLGNTGLAKWTNPKGGYFISLDVLPGCAKEVVAKCAELGLKLTPAGSAFPYGRDEKDSNIRIAPSFPSLDDVALAADVLVAVVQQVCGEKLLSQQ; encoded by the coding sequence ATGGATAAAATGGCGCTTGAGCAGATTGTTTCTGAAGCACAGTCTAAAATTGATGAGTTTGCTAATAAAAAATTGGCACTGGATATAACGCGTGGGAAACCGAGTCAGCAGCAGCTTGATTTATCAATGCCTATTCTGGATATTTTGTCAGCTGATGATCTTCGCGCTTACCAACCTGATGTGCGAAATTATGGCGGTATTGATGGTTTGGAAGAAATGAAGGCGTTATTCCGTGATATGACGGGCGCCAGTTCGCAAGAGAGTGTCTTGATTGGTGGGAATTCTAGCCTTAACTTGATGCACGATACGATTTCAACCTATTTGCGCTATGGTGCTGGTGAGGCGCGTCCACCATGGGGTAAACAACAAGCGAAATTTATTTGTCCTGTGCCTGGTTATGATCGCCATTTTGCAGTTTGTGAGCATTTGGGTGTCGAGATGATAGCCGTTGGCATGGATGAGAATGGTCCTGATATGGATGCAGTCGAAGCGCTGGTTTCTTCTGATAACAGTATCAAGGGTATGTGGTGCGTGCCTAAGTATTCTAATCCAACAGGTATAACCTATAGTGATGATGTGGTTCGCCGTTTGGCCACAATGCAGACAGCAGCAGATGGTTTCCGTATTTTCTGGGACAATGCTTATTGTGTTCACCATCTTGGTGACGAACATGAACAGCTAGCGGATATTTTTGAAGCATGCCGTGCAGCAGGTCATCCACAGCGTGTGGTCATGTTTGCTTCAACATCAAAAATCACTTTCGCGGGCTCTGGTGTTTCTGCCATTCTTTCAAGTCCTGAAAATGTAGCGTGGCTGGTCAAGCATTTTGGTTTTCAGACCATCGGGCCAGATAAGGTAAATCAGTTGCGCCATATTCGTTTTTTTGAGCGTTATGGGGTCGAAGAGCATATGAAGCGTCATGCGGAGCTGCTTCAACCACGCTTTTCCAAGATGCTTGAGCGGTTGGAAAGTGGGCTTGGCAATACTGGTTTGGCTAAATGGACCAACCCTAAGGGTGGGTATTTTATTAGCTTAGATGTTTTGCCAGGGTGTGCAAAAGAAGTGGTAGCCAAATGTGCTGAATTAGGTTTAAAGTTGACACCGGCTGGTTCTGCGTTTCCATATGGACGTGATGAAAAGGACAGCAATATTCGTATTGCACCATCTTTCCCGTCGTTAGATGATGTTGCTTTGGCAGCTGATGTGTTGGTTGCAGTTGTTCAGCAAGTATGTGGAGAGAAGCTGCTGTCGCAGCAATAA